A region from the Nocardioides exalbidus genome encodes:
- a CDS encoding methylenetetrahydrofolate reductase translates to MDAAARIRAGQGDVVLFAITPPRRSTAAERLPEIARATLDRLEPLDLDGLVLYDIDDESDRNPAERPFPFSPTVDPSDFRAAHLGSWQRPAVVYRAIGKHDRDSMRAWFAAQDPGRTLTVLVGASSSDTVAPVTLAEAQQLRAEVNPDLLLGGVAIPERHSRREDEHLRMLAKQQAGCRFFVSQVVYDVNATKNLVSDYFYECESQGVAPVPIVFTFSVCGSMKTLEFLRWLGVDVPRWIENDLRHSANPLRASLEQAASAATEIADFCRSLGVPFGLNVESVSIRREEIEASVALAARLTPLVRPA, encoded by the coding sequence GTGGACGCCGCAGCACGGATCAGGGCCGGGCAGGGCGACGTCGTCCTGTTCGCGATCACGCCTCCCCGCCGGTCGACGGCCGCCGAGCGACTCCCGGAGATCGCCCGCGCCACCCTCGACCGGCTCGAGCCGCTCGACCTCGACGGGCTGGTGCTCTACGACATCGACGACGAGAGCGACCGCAACCCGGCCGAGCGCCCGTTCCCGTTCAGCCCGACGGTCGACCCCTCCGACTTCCGCGCCGCGCACCTCGGGTCGTGGCAGCGGCCGGCCGTGGTCTACCGCGCGATCGGCAAGCACGACCGCGACTCGATGCGCGCCTGGTTCGCGGCGCAGGACCCCGGTCGTACGTTGACGGTGCTCGTCGGCGCCTCGTCGAGCGACACCGTCGCCCCCGTGACCCTGGCCGAGGCGCAGCAGCTGCGGGCCGAGGTCAACCCGGACCTGCTCCTCGGCGGGGTCGCGATCCCCGAGCGCCACAGCCGCCGCGAGGACGAGCACCTGCGGATGCTCGCCAAGCAGCAGGCGGGCTGCCGGTTCTTCGTCAGCCAGGTGGTCTACGACGTCAACGCGACGAAGAACCTCGTCTCCGACTACTTCTACGAGTGCGAGTCGCAGGGCGTGGCGCCCGTGCCGATCGTCTTCACGTTCTCGGTGTGCGGCTCGATGAAGACCCTCGAGTTCCTGCGCTGGCTCGGGGTCGACGTACCTCGCTGGATCGAGAACGACCTCCGGCACTCGGCCAACCCGCTCCGCGCCTCCCTCGAGCAGGCCGCGAGCGCGGCCACCGAGATCGCCGACTTCTGCCGCTCGCTCGGGGTCCCCTTCGGCCTCAACGTCGAGAGCGTGTCGATCCGACGCGAGGAGATCGAGGCCTCGGTCGCGCTCGCGGCGCGGCTGACGCCGCTCGTCCGCCCGGCCTGA
- a CDS encoding SDR family NAD(P)-dependent oxidoreductase, whose product MTTSLITGATAGIGHEYAVQLAARGDDLVLVARDVARLEEVAEELRRAHQIDVEVLPADLTDRDDLARVEARLADRDRPVDLLVNNAGFGLKQRFLDNSADDETRMLEVLVTSVLRLSHAALGPMAERGHGGIINVSSVAAFLPRGTYSAAKAWVNQFSEWAHLEYKSRGVKVMALCPGFTKTEFHQRMEVKRGDGFMWLDADFLVRKSLEDFEKGRAYSIPGAQYKTIIALTKAIPNRALRLTQSMGRR is encoded by the coding sequence ATGACCACCTCCCTCATCACCGGCGCGACCGCCGGCATCGGCCACGAGTACGCCGTCCAGCTCGCCGCCCGCGGCGACGACCTCGTCCTGGTGGCGCGCGACGTCGCCAGGCTGGAGGAGGTGGCCGAGGAGCTGCGGCGTGCCCACCAGATCGACGTCGAGGTGCTGCCCGCCGACCTGACCGACCGCGACGACCTCGCCCGCGTCGAGGCGCGTCTCGCCGACCGCGACCGGCCCGTCGACCTGCTGGTCAACAACGCCGGCTTCGGGCTCAAGCAGCGCTTCCTCGACAACTCCGCCGACGACGAGACCCGGATGCTGGAGGTGCTGGTGACCTCCGTGCTCCGGCTCAGCCACGCGGCCCTCGGCCCCATGGCCGAGCGCGGCCACGGCGGCATCATCAACGTCTCCAGCGTCGCCGCCTTCCTCCCGCGCGGGACGTACTCGGCCGCCAAGGCGTGGGTCAACCAGTTCAGCGAGTGGGCGCACCTCGAGTACAAGTCACGCGGCGTGAAGGTGATGGCGCTCTGCCCGGGCTTCACCAAGACCGAGTTCCACCAGCGGATGGAGGTCAAGCGCGGCGACGGCTTCATGTGGCTGGACGCCGACTTCCTCGTCCGCAAGTCGCTGGAGGACTTCGAGAAGGGACGGGCGTACTCCATCCCCGGCGCGCAGTACAAGACGATCATCGCGCTCACCAAGGCGATCCCGAACCGCGCGCTCCGGCTCACCCAGTCGATGGGCCGCCGGTGA
- a CDS encoding ParA family protein, producing the protein MSPKKPVGPITLAVANQKGGVAKTTSVASIGAALAELGHRVLLVDLDPQACLTFSLGIDPEDLETSVHHVLTQGVDPAEVIIATEDGVDVLPATIELARAEADLLTRTGREHVIKGALEGLADDLGDEAYDWVLLDCPPSLGVLTVAALTAADGVLVPLQCETLSHRGVGQLLDTVHDVRRFTNRGLEVWGVLPTLYDGRTNHARTVLETISETYDLEVVEPPIPKTIKFAEAPAAGRSILATSRTSKGAQAYREVAENLVARASRPKAKKARKR; encoded by the coding sequence ATGAGTCCCAAGAAGCCTGTCGGCCCGATCACCCTGGCCGTCGCTAACCAGAAGGGCGGGGTCGCCAAGACCACGTCCGTCGCCTCGATCGGCGCCGCCCTGGCCGAGCTGGGCCACCGCGTGCTGCTGGTCGACCTCGACCCGCAGGCGTGCCTGACCTTCTCCCTCGGCATCGACCCCGAGGACCTCGAGACCTCGGTCCACCACGTCCTGACCCAGGGCGTCGACCCGGCCGAGGTCATCATCGCGACCGAGGACGGCGTCGACGTGCTCCCCGCCACGATCGAGCTCGCCCGCGCCGAGGCCGACCTGCTCACCCGCACCGGGCGCGAGCACGTCATCAAGGGTGCGCTCGAGGGCCTCGCCGACGACCTGGGGGACGAGGCGTACGACTGGGTCCTGCTCGACTGCCCGCCCTCGCTGGGCGTGCTGACGGTCGCCGCGCTCACCGCGGCCGACGGCGTGCTCGTGCCGCTGCAGTGCGAGACGCTCTCGCACCGCGGCGTCGGGCAGCTGCTCGACACCGTCCACGACGTCCGCCGGTTCACCAACCGTGGCCTCGAGGTGTGGGGCGTGCTGCCGACCCTCTACGACGGCCGGACCAACCACGCCCGCACGGTGCTGGAGACGATCAGCGAGACCTACGACCTCGAGGTCGTCGAGCCGCCGATCCCCAAGACGATCAAGTTCGCCGAGGCCCCGGCCGCCGGGCGCTCGATCCTCGCGACGAGCCGCACCAGCAAGGGCGCGCAGGCCTACCGCGAGGTGGCCGAGAACCTCGTGGCCCGCGCCAGCCGGCCGAAGGCGAAGAAGGCGCGCAAGCGCTGA
- a CDS encoding DEAD/DEAH box helicase: protein MTTFRDMGVNAQICDALERAGITTPFAIQEMTLSVALLGTDLIGQARTGTGKTLAFGIPVLQRSVAPTDPAYADLPQGKPQALIVAPTRELALQVSGDLALASADMGLRVLTVYGGVGYEPQLEALDTGVDIVVGTPGRLIDLANRRALDLSHVHALVLDEADEMLDLGFLPDVITLLSKTPETRQTMLFSATMPAAIVALARTHMRHPMNIRAESSYDTTMVPATAQFIYQAHDLDKPEIIGRVLQADDADKMIVFTRTKRQAQRIAEDLQERGFRASPLHGDMAQVAREKALARFREDKIQVLVCTDVAARGIDVRGVSHVINYTCPEDDKTYVHRIGRTGRAGASGTAITFVDWADLHRWKMINKALDLPFDEPQETYSTSEHLFHDQGIPAGTKGRVVDPAPPAPKAERTPREGSRGANRSGGSSRGSGSGSSADGQGSSERSGDAPRRRNRSRRRTRGGSAVETPKS from the coding sequence GTGACCACCTTCCGCGACATGGGCGTGAACGCCCAGATCTGCGACGCGCTCGAGCGCGCCGGCATCACCACCCCCTTCGCCATCCAGGAGATGACCCTCTCGGTCGCCCTGCTCGGCACCGACCTCATCGGCCAGGCCCGCACGGGCACCGGCAAGACTCTGGCCTTCGGCATCCCGGTGCTGCAGCGCTCGGTGGCGCCCACCGACCCGGCCTACGCCGACCTGCCGCAGGGCAAGCCGCAGGCGCTGATCGTGGCCCCGACCCGCGAGCTCGCGCTCCAGGTCTCCGGCGACCTCGCGCTCGCCAGCGCCGACATGGGCCTGCGCGTCCTCACCGTCTACGGCGGCGTCGGCTACGAGCCGCAGCTCGAGGCCCTCGACACCGGCGTCGACATCGTCGTCGGCACGCCCGGGCGCCTCATCGACCTCGCCAACCGCCGCGCGCTCGACCTCTCGCACGTCCACGCCCTCGTCCTCGACGAGGCCGACGAGATGCTCGACCTCGGCTTCCTGCCCGACGTCATCACCCTGCTGTCGAAGACCCCCGAGACCCGTCAGACGATGCTGTTCTCGGCCACCATGCCGGCCGCGATCGTCGCGCTCGCCCGCACCCACATGCGGCACCCGATGAACATCCGCGCCGAGTCGTCCTACGACACCACGATGGTGCCGGCCACGGCGCAGTTCATCTACCAGGCCCACGACCTCGACAAGCCGGAGATCATCGGCCGCGTCCTGCAGGCCGACGACGCCGACAAGATGATCGTCTTCACCCGCACCAAGCGCCAGGCGCAGCGCATCGCCGAGGACCTGCAGGAGCGCGGGTTCCGCGCGTCGCCGCTCCACGGCGACATGGCGCAGGTGGCGCGCGAGAAGGCGCTGGCCCGCTTCCGCGAGGACAAGATCCAGGTCCTCGTCTGCACCGACGTCGCGGCCCGCGGCATCGACGTGCGCGGCGTCTCCCACGTCATCAACTACACCTGCCCCGAGGACGACAAGACCTACGTGCACCGCATCGGCCGCACCGGTCGCGCCGGCGCCTCGGGCACCGCGATCACCTTCGTCGACTGGGCCGACCTGCACCGCTGGAAGATGATCAACAAGGCGCTCGACCTGCCCTTCGACGAGCCGCAGGAGACGTACTCCACCTCCGAGCACCTCTTCCACGACCAGGGCATCCCGGCCGGCACCAAGGGTCGCGTCGTCGACCCCGCCCCGCCGGCGCCGAAGGCCGAGCGCACCCCGCGCGAGGGCTCGCGCGGCGCCAACCGCTCCGGCGGCTCGAGCCGCGGCTCCGGCTCCGGCTCGTCCGCGGACGGTCAGGGCTCGTCGGAGCGGTCCGGCGACGCCCCGCGCCGCCGCAACCGCAGCCGCCGCCGCACGCGCGGTGGTTCGGCGGTCGAGACCCCCAAGTCCTGA
- a CDS encoding ferritin-like fold-containing protein encodes MSASADLGSSDEDYRLAAIDLLGAIAYGELSAFERLVEDAKMAPGIDDKIAIGAMATAEFGHLQKLVARIAELGADPAAAMQEFRASFEAFHAHTAPADYYEGLIKAYVGDGLAADFYREIAAYLDAETREVIIASLEDSGQTAFIVDRVRAGIAEDHRLGGRLALWGRRLMGEALTQAQRVAGDRDALTALLAGGVDRPGLDLAALGRMFTRLTELHTARMAELGLEA; translated from the coding sequence ATGAGCGCATCGGCTGACCTCGGCTCCTCCGACGAGGACTACCGCCTGGCCGCGATCGACCTCCTCGGGGCGATCGCCTACGGGGAGCTGTCGGCGTTCGAGCGGCTCGTCGAGGACGCCAAGATGGCCCCCGGCATCGACGACAAGATCGCCATCGGCGCGATGGCCACCGCCGAGTTCGGGCACCTGCAGAAGCTCGTGGCGCGGATCGCCGAGCTCGGCGCCGACCCGGCCGCGGCGATGCAGGAGTTCCGCGCGAGCTTCGAGGCGTTCCACGCCCACACGGCGCCGGCGGACTACTACGAGGGCCTCATCAAGGCCTACGTCGGCGACGGTCTCGCCGCGGACTTCTACCGCGAGATCGCGGCCTACCTCGACGCCGAGACCCGCGAGGTGATCATCGCCTCGCTCGAGGACTCCGGGCAGACCGCCTTCATCGTGGACCGCGTCCGGGCCGGCATCGCCGAGGACCACCGCCTCGGCGGACGGCTCGCGCTGTGGGGCCGCCGGCTGATGGGCGAGGCGCTCACGCAGGCGCAGCGCGTGGCCGGCGACCGCGACGCGCTCACGGCGCTGCTGGCCGGGGGAGTGGACCGTCCCGGGCTCGACCTCGCGGCCCTCGGGCGGATGTTCACGCGACTCACCGAGCTGCACACGGCCCGGATGGCCGAGCTCGGGCTCGAGGCCTAG
- a CDS encoding GlsB/YeaQ/YmgE family stress response membrane protein: MGLIWTVVVTIVLGLVIGFLGKAVAPGSRDNIPLWLTVVCGVVGAFVGSYLYYAVFGVADNNPGGDMYDTSRGMDWWRHVWQVGSAAVLVVIAATITGRHDRRS; this comes from the coding sequence ATGGGCCTGATCTGGACCGTCGTCGTCACGATCGTCCTGGGCCTCGTCATCGGCTTCCTCGGCAAGGCCGTGGCCCCGGGGTCGCGCGACAACATCCCGCTGTGGCTCACGGTCGTGTGCGGGGTGGTCGGTGCCTTCGTCGGCAGCTACCTCTACTACGCCGTGTTCGGGGTCGCCGACAACAACCCCGGCGGCGACATGTACGACACCAGCCGCGGCATGGACTGGTGGCGCCACGTGTGGCAGGTCGGGTCGGCCGCCGTGCTCGTCGTGATCGCGGCGACCATCACCGGCCGGCACGACCGGCGCAGCTGA
- a CDS encoding DUF3107 domain-containing protein, which yields MEVKIGVQHAQRELVLDTDSTPEDIEKQLGEALASSGVLHLKDTKGRAVVVPADKIAYVELGSPSAATVGFR from the coding sequence GTGGAGGTCAAGATCGGCGTGCAGCACGCCCAGCGCGAGCTCGTGCTCGACACCGACAGCACGCCCGAGGACATCGAGAAGCAGCTCGGCGAGGCCCTCGCCAGCAGCGGCGTCCTGCACCTGAAGGACACCAAGGGCCGCGCCGTCGTCGTGCCGGCCGACAAGATCGCCTACGTCGAGCTCGGCTCGCCGTCCGCGGCCACGGTCGGCTTCCGCTGA
- a CDS encoding TetR/AcrR family transcriptional regulator — protein sequence MPRRERRVQLLESALEVFVAQGYHAAAMDDIAERAGVSKPVLYQHFPGKLDLYLALLDASCDTIIENCREALASTTDNKDRVAATMKVFYSYVASEEGAFRLVFESDLTSEPDVRERVDRVTTECASLIADVIRSDTGLPDEASELLAVSLVGMAQVSARFWLAGGGEITQDDAAALIAGLAWRGIRGYPMTDDH from the coding sequence ATGCCTCGGCGCGAGCGTCGCGTCCAGCTGCTGGAGTCGGCCCTCGAGGTCTTCGTCGCGCAGGGGTACCACGCTGCCGCGATGGACGACATCGCCGAGCGCGCGGGCGTCTCCAAGCCCGTGCTCTACCAGCACTTCCCGGGCAAGCTCGACCTCTACCTCGCGCTGCTCGACGCCTCGTGCGACACGATCATCGAGAACTGCCGCGAGGCCCTCGCCTCCACCACGGACAACAAGGACCGGGTCGCGGCGACGATGAAGGTCTTCTACAGCTACGTCGCGTCCGAGGAGGGCGCGTTCCGGCTGGTCTTCGAGTCCGACCTCACCAGCGAGCCCGACGTGCGCGAGCGCGTCGACCGGGTGACCACCGAGTGCGCCTCCCTGATCGCCGACGTGATCCGCAGCGACACCGGCCTGCCCGACGAGGCCTCCGAGCTGCTCGCGGTGTCGCTGGTGGGAATGGCGCAGGTGTCCGCGCGGTTCTGGCTCGCGGGCGGCGGCGAGATCACCCAGGACGACGCGGCGGCCCTCATCGCCGGCCTCGCGTGGCGCGGGATCCGGGGCTACCCGATGACCGACGACCACTGA